The Tenrec ecaudatus isolate mTenEca1 chromosome 14, mTenEca1.hap1, whole genome shotgun sequence genome contains a region encoding:
- the LOC142425362 gene encoding guided entry of tail-anchored proteins factor CAMLG: protein MEPVAAASDGGERPGSPAGSGLSASQRRAELRRRKLLMNSEQRINRIMGFHRPGSGAEDESQTRSKQLDSDKLNPLTIPSVSKRVVLGDSVTTGAADQQGGVAEAKVTQLGDKLDSLIKPPECSADVNIELRHRNRGDLTSDPVQRASRHGLEQYLSRFEEAMKLRKQLISEKPSQEDGSTTEEFDSFRIFRLVGCALLALGVRAFVCKYLSIFAPFLTLQLAYMGLYKYFPKGEKKIKTTVLTAALLLSGIPAEVINRSMDTYSKMGEVFTDLCVYFFTFIFCHELLDYWGSEVP, encoded by the coding sequence ATGGAGCCCGTGGCCGCCGCGTCGGATGGCGGGGAGCGGCCGGGCTCTCCTGCGGGCTCGGGCCTGTCGGCTTCGCAGCGCCGGGCCGAGCTGCGGCGGCGAAAGCTGCTCATGAACTCGGAGCAGCGCATCAACCGCATCATGGGCTTCCACAGGCCCGGGAGCGGCGCGGAAGATGAAAGCCAGACGAGATCAAAGCAGCTGGACAGTGATAAATTGAACCCCCTCACCATCCCTTCCGTTTCAAAGCGGGTAGTGCTGGGGGATTCCGTCACCACGGGAGCAGCTGACCAACAGGGTGGAGTGGCAGAAGCAAAGGTGACCCAACTGGGAGACAAACTAGACTCTCTCATTAAACCACCTGAATGCAGTGCTGATGTCAACATTGAGCTCCGGCATCGGAACCGAGGGGACCTGACCTCGGACCCAGTCCAGAGGGCTTCTCGCCACGGCCTGGAACAGTACCTCTCCAGATTTGAAGAAGCAATGAAGCTAAGGAAACAGCTCATCAGTGAGAAACCCAGTCAAGAAGATGGTAGTACAACAGAAGAATTTGACTCTTTTCGAATATTTCGATTGGTGGGATGTGCTCTTCTTGCCCTTGGAGTCAGGGCTTTTGTTTGCAAATATTTGTCCATATTTGCTCCATTTCTTACTTTACAACTTGCATACATGGGACTATACAAATATTTTCCTAAGggtgagaagaaaataaagacAACAGTACTAACGGCCGCACTTCTGCTATCGGGAATTCCTGCTGAGGTGATCAATCGGTCCATGGATACTTACAGCAAAATGGGCGAGGTCTTTACAGATCTCTGTGTCTACTTTTTCACTTTTATCTTTTGTCATGAACTGCTTGATTATTGGGGCTCAGAAGTACCTTGA